A stretch of Vibrio sp. B1FLJ16 DNA encodes these proteins:
- a CDS encoding RES family NAD+ phosphorylase — protein sequence MKLYRLTQKKFSDAPFSPIGAKLFGGRWNSKGTEALYFSESESLCSLEVFVHVNNDPAITKLYDLYRIEMPEYLIATLDEEDLPITWRAIPASESTQYIGDQFLNEPHPEFAALQVPSTISPRDKNYVVNPNHPKMKEILKKAEKLEFAFDPRIFK from the coding sequence GTGAAGCTCTACCGTCTGACACAAAAGAAGTTCTCTGATGCTCCTTTCAGTCCTATTGGCGCAAAATTGTTTGGCGGGCGATGGAACTCAAAAGGTACCGAGGCACTCTATTTTTCTGAATCGGAGTCCTTGTGCTCGCTGGAGGTGTTTGTTCACGTCAATAATGATCCGGCTATTACCAAATTATACGATTTGTATCGCATCGAAATGCCAGAATACTTAATTGCGACGCTAGATGAAGAAGATCTACCAATTACGTGGCGTGCTATTCCAGCCAGCGAATCGACCCAATACATTGGCGACCAGTTTTTGAATGAGCCGCACCCTGAGTTTGCGGCCTTACAGGTACCATCGACCATCTCTCCACGAGACAAAAATTACGTCGTAAATCCTAATCATCCAAAGATGAAAGAGATTCTTAAGAAAGCTGAAAAACTGGAATTCGCATTCGATCCACGTATCTTCAAGTAA
- a CDS encoding antitoxin Xre/MbcA/ParS toxin-binding domain-containing protein, whose amino-acid sequence MASAALKSFKPKQPDKANFWFMLGIEDAETGRIDAVHKGFEPVVYRNIVDRVKLSQNEFQHVTLIPVSTIKRRLKNDERFNTQESDAIYRLAMLLKLATELFDDEERALKWMRENVYGLGGKRPLDMVSTTVDFEIVKDLIGRLEHGVFS is encoded by the coding sequence ATGGCAAGTGCAGCATTAAAAAGCTTTAAACCAAAGCAGCCTGATAAGGCAAATTTTTGGTTTATGCTGGGCATTGAAGATGCCGAAACCGGACGTATTGATGCTGTCCATAAGGGCTTTGAACCAGTTGTTTATCGCAATATCGTTGATAGGGTTAAGCTCTCTCAGAATGAGTTTCAACATGTCACTCTTATTCCTGTAAGCACGATTAAGCGCCGTTTAAAAAATGATGAGCGTTTCAATACGCAGGAAAGTGATGCGATCTATCGTCTGGCAATGTTATTAAAGCTAGCCACTGAATTGTTTGACGATGAAGAGCGAGCGCTAAAGTGGATGAGAGAAAACGTCTATGGCTTAGGTGGTAAGAGGCCGTTAGACATGGTTTCAACAACTGTGGATTTTGAGATCGTAAAAGATTTGATAGGGCGTTTAGAGCACGGGGTGTTCTCGTAG
- a CDS encoding nitrogenase-stabilizing/protective protein NifW, whose translation MSQTAILNKIASFTCIEEALNYFEIEFDSRFIENNRNELVKRFNGYLILTKPDDWFSARRALKNAYCKVQRSLLDKSTRSACRGCTSCQRR comes from the coding sequence ATGAGTCAAACTGCCATTCTAAACAAAATCGCAAGCTTTACTTGCATAGAAGAAGCACTGAATTATTTCGAAATTGAATTCGATAGCCGGTTTATCGAAAACAATCGTAATGAATTAGTGAAACGATTTAATGGCTATTTGATCTTAACTAAGCCTGATGACTGGTTTTCAGCTCGCCGGGCCTTAAAGAATGCGTACTGCAAAGTGCAACGCAGTTTACTGGATAAATCGACGCGTTCTGCGTGCCGAGGCTGCACTTCCTGCCAAAGAAGGTAA
- a CDS encoding glutamate synthase-related protein, which produces MSKPIIADNKPIKVELVGGKEYYFCRCGRSKSQPYCDGSHSGTGLKPMSFVAEKDEEAYLCCCKQTSNAPFCDGTHNQFTDEQVGHEAPEREKKKSDKPTATSTQEEPTLEFIHQLAREGLSKLGRHGPMVAMGVPRHLLPHWDAIQIMVAQLAIQPLMEDVPVATELIVGPNARKPLKLDIPLLVSDMSFGSLSLEAKVALAKGAELAGTGICSGEGGMLPEEQAANSKYFYELASAKFGYAESKLHGVQAFHFKGGQGAKTGTGGHLPGSKNVGKISEIRGIPEGQPAISPPTFKDLHSARDFRKFADRVRDITGGIPIGFKLSANHIEQDIQFALDASADYIILDGRGGGTGSAPSMFRDHISVPTIPALARARKYLNEKGASDNVTLIVTGGLRVPMDFVKAMALGADGVAIANSAMQSIGCVAARICNTNNCPAGIATQNADLRQRLDIEKSSQQLDNFLRASVELMQVMARACGHHSLSQFNRDDLATWNLDMARLSGIKYSGVNRV; this is translated from the coding sequence ATGAGTAAGCCAATTATCGCGGACAATAAACCAATCAAAGTCGAGTTAGTAGGAGGGAAAGAGTACTATTTTTGTCGCTGTGGTCGTTCGAAAAGCCAACCTTATTGTGATGGTTCGCATTCTGGTACGGGCTTAAAGCCAATGAGTTTTGTGGCAGAAAAAGATGAAGAGGCTTACTTATGTTGCTGCAAGCAGACCTCCAATGCCCCGTTTTGCGATGGCACGCATAATCAGTTTACCGATGAACAGGTAGGGCACGAAGCCCCCGAACGAGAGAAAAAGAAAAGCGATAAACCCACAGCAACGTCAACCCAAGAGGAACCTACTCTTGAGTTTATTCATCAACTCGCCAGAGAAGGTTTGTCTAAATTAGGGCGTCATGGGCCTATGGTTGCGATGGGCGTACCACGGCATCTGTTACCCCATTGGGATGCGATACAAATCATGGTTGCACAGTTAGCGATACAACCTCTGATGGAGGATGTCCCTGTAGCAACGGAGTTAATTGTTGGCCCCAATGCACGAAAACCACTTAAGCTGGATATCCCATTATTGGTTTCGGATATGAGCTTCGGCTCTTTGTCTCTGGAAGCAAAAGTTGCACTTGCAAAAGGGGCTGAACTTGCCGGAACGGGAATATGTTCTGGCGAAGGTGGTATGTTACCGGAAGAGCAAGCCGCTAACTCGAAGTACTTCTATGAACTCGCCAGTGCTAAATTTGGTTATGCAGAATCGAAACTTCATGGTGTTCAGGCGTTTCATTTCAAAGGTGGCCAGGGGGCTAAAACTGGTACAGGAGGGCATCTGCCAGGCAGTAAAAATGTGGGCAAAATTTCCGAAATACGCGGTATTCCGGAAGGTCAGCCAGCGATATCACCGCCGACATTCAAAGACCTTCACAGTGCACGAGATTTCCGCAAGTTTGCCGACAGAGTTCGTGATATTACTGGCGGGATACCGATTGGCTTTAAGCTCAGTGCTAACCATATCGAACAAGACATCCAGTTCGCATTAGACGCCAGTGCAGATTACATCATTCTTGATGGACGCGGAGGCGGAACAGGCTCCGCACCATCTATGTTCCGTGACCACATTAGCGTACCGACCATTCCTGCGTTAGCACGCGCTCGTAAATATTTAAACGAGAAGGGCGCTAGTGACAATGTCACTCTAATCGTCACTGGTGGATTAAGAGTACCAATGGACTTTGTTAAAGCCATGGCACTGGGAGCCGATGGCGTTGCGATAGCGAATAGTGCAATGCAATCCATCGGATGTGTCGCAGCCCGAATCTGCAATACCAACAACTGTCCGGCAGGCATCGCGACGCAGAATGCCGATCTAAGGCAGCGGCTGGATATCGAGAAATCATCACAGCAGTTAGATAACTTCTTACGTGCTTCGGTTGAGCTAATGCAGGTGATGGCGAGAGCGTGTGGACATCACTCATTGAGTCAGTTCAACCGCGATGACTTGGCTACATGGAATCTTGATATGGCGAGGTTATCCGGAATCAAGTATTCGGGAGTGAATAGGGTCTGA
- the katG gene encoding catalase/peroxidase HPI — MSNTSGGSGGKCPVMHGGLTSTDKSVMDWWPNALNLDILHQHDTKTNPYGKDFDYKEELKTLDFDALKTDLKALMTDSQDWWPADWGHYGGLMIRMAWHAAGSYRIADGRGGGSTGNQRFAPLNSWPDNGNLDKARRLLWPIKKKYGNKISWADLILLAGNVAYESMGFKTFGFGFGREDIWHPEKDTYWGSEKEWLAPSGSEGTRYSGQRDLENPLAAVMMGLIYVNPEGVDGNPDPLKTAQDMRVTFSRMAMNDEETVALTAGGHTVGKAHGNGNADELGPDPEGADLEEQGLGWNNHKSRGVGRNTVTSGIEGAWTSHPTQWDNGYFKMLLEHEWQLTKSPAGASQYEPVDIAEEDKPEDVEDPSIRYNPMMTDADMALKVDPEYRKISERFMNDQAAFEDAFARAWFKLTHRDLGPKSCYVGPDVPSEDLIWQDPTPAGSTGYDVDAVKTKIEAIGLSVGDLVSTAWDSARTFRGSDRRGGANGARIRLAPQKDWEGNEPQRLSNILTALEKVAAESGCSVADAIVLAGNVGVELAARAAGYNVTVPFSPGRGDASQEMTDVDSFEVLEPLADGYRNWLKQDYVVKPEELMLDRTQLMGLTAPEMTALVGGMRVMGTNYGSSEDGVFTDRVGTLSNDFFVNLTDMANSWVPKGENQYEIIDRKSGAVKWTATRIDLVFGSNSILRSYAEVYAQDDNEEKFVHDFVAAWAKVMDADRFDL; from the coding sequence ATGAGCAATACAAGTGGCGGTTCGGGAGGTAAATGCCCGGTCATGCATGGTGGCCTGACATCTACAGACAAGTCAGTGATGGATTGGTGGCCGAATGCGTTAAACCTTGACATTCTTCACCAACATGACACCAAAACCAACCCGTATGGGAAGGATTTCGATTACAAAGAAGAATTGAAAACACTGGACTTCGATGCGCTAAAAACAGATTTAAAAGCCCTCATGACAGACAGCCAGGACTGGTGGCCAGCAGACTGGGGACACTATGGCGGCTTAATGATTCGAATGGCTTGGCATGCCGCGGGTAGCTACCGTATCGCAGACGGACGCGGTGGTGGTTCAACCGGTAACCAACGTTTTGCTCCTCTCAATTCCTGGCCAGATAATGGTAACCTCGATAAAGCACGACGACTCCTTTGGCCGATTAAGAAAAAATATGGCAACAAAATTAGCTGGGCAGATCTTATTCTGCTTGCTGGTAATGTGGCCTATGAATCAATGGGTTTTAAAACCTTTGGATTCGGTTTTGGCCGTGAAGATATTTGGCACCCAGAAAAAGATACGTACTGGGGCTCGGAAAAAGAGTGGCTCGCACCAAGTGGTAGCGAAGGAACACGCTACTCTGGTCAACGTGATTTAGAAAACCCACTTGCTGCAGTAATGATGGGTCTAATTTATGTTAACCCAGAAGGGGTTGACGGTAACCCAGACCCACTAAAAACCGCGCAAGACATGCGTGTCACGTTTTCGCGTATGGCGATGAACGATGAAGAAACAGTAGCGCTCACCGCTGGTGGACACACTGTCGGTAAAGCACACGGTAATGGTAATGCCGATGAATTAGGTCCAGATCCTGAAGGTGCAGACCTTGAAGAACAAGGGCTTGGTTGGAACAATCATAAGTCTCGTGGAGTCGGACGTAATACAGTGACCAGTGGTATCGAAGGTGCGTGGACAAGCCATCCTACCCAGTGGGACAACGGTTACTTCAAAATGCTGTTAGAACATGAATGGCAGTTAACGAAGAGCCCAGCAGGTGCGTCGCAATATGAGCCGGTTGATATTGCAGAAGAAGACAAGCCTGAAGATGTTGAAGATCCATCAATCCGTTACAACCCGATGATGACAGATGCCGATATGGCACTTAAAGTTGACCCTGAATATCGCAAAATCTCAGAGCGATTCATGAATGATCAAGCCGCGTTTGAAGATGCGTTTGCTCGTGCTTGGTTTAAACTGACTCACCGTGATTTGGGTCCGAAGTCTTGTTATGTAGGTCCAGACGTCCCAAGTGAAGATTTGATTTGGCAAGACCCAACTCCGGCAGGCAGTACTGGCTATGACGTAGACGCGGTCAAAACCAAAATTGAAGCAATTGGTCTATCCGTTGGAGATCTGGTGAGTACGGCCTGGGACAGTGCGAGAACATTCCGCGGCTCGGATCGTCGTGGTGGTGCAAACGGTGCTCGTATCCGTCTTGCTCCGCAAAAAGACTGGGAAGGTAATGAGCCACAACGTTTGAGTAATATACTGACTGCACTTGAAAAAGTCGCCGCTGAGTCAGGATGTAGCGTGGCAGATGCCATTGTTCTGGCTGGTAACGTTGGCGTTGAACTTGCTGCACGAGCCGCAGGTTACAATGTCACGGTTCCGTTCTCTCCGGGGCGTGGTGATGCGAGTCAGGAAATGACAGATGTAGACTCCTTCGAAGTCCTGGAGCCATTAGCTGACGGATACCGAAACTGGCTGAAACAAGACTACGTGGTGAAACCAGAAGAGCTGATGCTAGACCGTACCCAGTTAATGGGACTGACTGCACCGGAAATGACGGCGCTTGTTGGTGGTATGCGTGTTATGGGTACAAACTATGGCAGCAGCGAAGACGGTGTCTTTACCGACCGGGTTGGTACTTTGTCGAATGACTTCTTTGTCAACTTAACAGACATGGCAAACAGCTGGGTACCAAAAGGTGAGAATCAGTACGAAATCATAGACCGCAAATCAGGCGCAGTGAAATGGACAGCAACTAGAATTGACTTAGTGTTCGGTTCTAACTCCATTTTACGCTCTTACGCAGAAGTGTATGCACAAGATGATAATGAAGAAAAATTCGTTCATGATTTTGTCGCAGCATGGGCAAAAGTGATGGATGCTGACCGCTTTGATCTTTAG